From Streptomyces yatensis, one genomic window encodes:
- a CDS encoding thiolase family protein, with translation MPRTARDVVFVDGVRTPFGKAGPKGIYHETRADDMVVKCIRELLRRNPDLPPERIDEVAIAATTQIGDQGLTIGRTAGILAGLPQSVPGYAIDRMCAGAMTAVTTTAGSIAFGAYDAVIAGGVEHMGRHPMGEAVDPNPRFVSEKLVDESALFMGMTAENLHDRLPHITKARADEFAVRSQEKAAKAYANGKIQQDLVPVSVRRTSPEGGELGWGLATADEPMRPGTTLEGLASLKTPFRPHGRITAGNSAGLNDGATASLVASEDFARELGLPVRMRLVSFAFAGVEPEVMGYGPVPATKKALAKAGLSIEDIGLFEINEAFAVQVLSFLDHYGIADDDERVNQYGGAIAFGHPLASSGVRLMTQLARQFEEQPEVRYGITTMCIGFGMGGTVIWENPHFEGNK, from the coding sequence GTGCCTCGTACCGCTAGGGACGTCGTCTTCGTCGACGGCGTCCGGACCCCATTCGGCAAGGCGGGCCCGAAGGGCATCTACCATGAGACCCGCGCCGACGACATGGTCGTCAAGTGCATCCGGGAGCTGCTGCGCCGCAACCCGGATCTGCCGCCGGAGCGCATCGACGAGGTGGCCATCGCCGCGACGACGCAGATCGGCGACCAGGGCCTCACCATCGGCCGCACCGCGGGCATCCTGGCCGGGCTGCCCCAGTCGGTCCCCGGCTACGCGATCGACCGGATGTGTGCCGGTGCGATGACGGCCGTGACGACCACGGCGGGATCCATCGCCTTCGGCGCCTATGACGCCGTCATCGCGGGCGGCGTCGAGCACATGGGCCGCCACCCCATGGGCGAGGCCGTCGACCCCAACCCCCGCTTCGTCTCGGAGAAGCTGGTCGACGAGTCGGCCCTGTTCATGGGCATGACGGCGGAGAACCTCCACGACCGGCTGCCGCACATCACCAAGGCGCGCGCCGACGAGTTCGCGGTGCGCAGCCAGGAGAAGGCCGCCAAGGCGTACGCCAACGGCAAGATCCAGCAGGACCTGGTGCCGGTCTCGGTGCGCCGCACCTCCCCCGAGGGCGGCGAGCTGGGCTGGGGCCTGGCCACCGCCGACGAGCCGATGCGCCCGGGCACCACGCTGGAGGGCCTGGCCTCGCTGAAGACCCCGTTCCGCCCGCACGGCCGGATCACCGCCGGTAACTCCGCGGGGCTCAACGACGGCGCCACCGCCTCGCTGGTCGCCTCCGAGGACTTCGCCCGGGAGCTGGGCCTGCCGGTACGGATGCGCCTGGTCTCCTTCGCCTTCGCGGGCGTCGAGCCCGAGGTGATGGGCTACGGCCCGGTCCCGGCGACCAAGAAGGCGCTCGCCAAGGCCGGTCTGTCGATCGAGGACATCGGCCTGTTCGAGATCAACGAGGCGTTCGCCGTCCAGGTCCTGTCGTTCCTGGACCACTACGGCATCGCGGACGACGATGAGCGCGTCAACCAGTACGGCGGCGCCATCGCCTTCGGCCATCCGCTGGCCTCCTCCGGTGTCCGGCTGATGACGCAGCTGGCCCGGCAGTTCGAGGAGCAGCCGGAGGTCCGCTACGGCATCACCACGATGTGCATCGGCTTCGGCATGGGTGGCACCGTGATCTGGGAGAACCCGCACTTCGAGGGGAACAAGTGA
- a CDS encoding 3-hydroxyacyl-CoA dehydrogenase NAD-binding domain-containing protein yields the protein MTNTAELLKGAAELFPGEVVTQAHVRHLDLPLGAGRFALITLDNGLDHTKPTTFGPASLANLNTAIDQVEKEAADGEITGVGITGKPFIFAVGADLKGVELLKRHEDALAIGKGGHDVFKRLSALAVPTFAYYNGAAMGGGVEVGLHCSYRTVSAALPAFSLPEVFLGLVPGWGGCTLLPNLIGADRAVSVIIENSLNQNKQLKGEQVYDLGIADAIFEGADFLEQSLIWTASVLKGEIEVARPEIDRGDAWHEAVVRGRAIADGKVHGAAPAAYRALEIIDAARNGDLARGYEAEEKALADLIMGSELRSGIYAFNLVQKRGKRPAGAPDKSLARPVSKVGVVGAGLMASQLALLFVRRLEVPVVLTDIDQERVDKGVGYVHGEIDKLLLKGRINKDKANRLKAAVTGSLDKAAAFGDADFVIEAVFEEMGVKQKVFAEVEAVVPEHAILATNTSSLSVSEMASQLRHPERVVGFHFFNPVAILPLLEIVRGEKTDDAALATAFGVAKKLKKTAVLVKDAPAFVVNRILTRFMGEIQNVIDEGTPVDTAERAIEPLGLPMSPLVLLELVGPAIGLHVSETLHGAFPERFTVSENLRRVVEAGKRGFYVRADGNSAKPELDPEVAALLQQGDTVLTEEQVRTRVLDAVAQEIGLMLEEGIVAEAQDIDLCLITGAGWPFHLGGITPYLDREGVSERVNGKTFLAQGVASVPA from the coding sequence GTGACCAACACCGCAGAGCTTCTCAAGGGGGCGGCAGAGCTGTTCCCGGGCGAGGTCGTGACGCAGGCGCACGTCCGCCACCTCGATCTCCCCCTGGGCGCGGGCCGCTTCGCGCTCATCACGCTGGACAACGGCCTGGACCACACCAAGCCCACCACCTTCGGCCCGGCCTCGCTCGCCAACCTCAACACCGCGATCGACCAGGTCGAGAAGGAGGCGGCGGACGGCGAGATCACCGGTGTCGGCATCACCGGCAAGCCGTTCATCTTCGCCGTGGGCGCCGACCTCAAGGGCGTGGAGCTGCTGAAGCGCCATGAGGACGCGCTGGCCATCGGCAAGGGCGGCCATGACGTCTTCAAGCGGCTCTCCGCACTCGCCGTGCCCACCTTCGCGTACTACAACGGCGCGGCGATGGGCGGCGGGGTCGAGGTCGGGCTGCACTGCTCCTACCGCACCGTCTCCGCCGCGCTGCCGGCCTTCTCGCTGCCCGAGGTGTTCCTGGGCCTGGTCCCCGGCTGGGGCGGCTGCACCCTGCTGCCGAACCTGATCGGCGCCGACCGCGCGGTCTCGGTCATCATCGAGAACTCGCTCAACCAGAACAAGCAGCTCAAGGGCGAGCAGGTCTATGACCTCGGGATCGCGGACGCGATCTTCGAGGGCGCGGACTTCCTGGAGCAGTCGCTGATCTGGACCGCCTCCGTCCTCAAGGGCGAGATCGAGGTCGCACGGCCCGAGATCGACCGCGGCGACGCCTGGCACGAGGCCGTGGTGCGCGGCCGCGCCATCGCCGACGGCAAGGTGCACGGGGCGGCCCCGGCCGCCTACCGCGCGCTGGAGATCATCGACGCCGCGCGCAACGGCGACCTCGCCCGTGGTTACGAGGCCGAGGAGAAGGCGCTCGCCGACCTGATCATGGGCAGTGAGCTGCGCAGCGGCATCTACGCCTTCAACCTGGTGCAGAAGCGCGGCAAGCGCCCGGCCGGTGCCCCGGACAAGTCGCTGGCGCGCCCGGTCTCCAAGGTGGGCGTCGTGGGCGCGGGTCTGATGGCCTCGCAGCTGGCGCTGCTGTTCGTCCGGCGGCTGGAGGTGCCGGTCGTCCTGACCGACATCGACCAGGAGCGGGTCGACAAGGGCGTGGGCTACGTCCACGGCGAGATCGACAAGCTGCTGCTCAAGGGCCGGATCAACAAGGACAAGGCCAATCGTCTCAAGGCCGCGGTGACCGGTTCGCTGGACAAGGCCGCCGCCTTCGGCGACGCGGACTTCGTCATCGAGGCCGTCTTCGAGGAGATGGGCGTCAAGCAGAAGGTGTTCGCCGAGGTCGAGGCGGTCGTGCCGGAGCACGCCATCCTCGCCACCAACACCTCCTCGCTGTCGGTGTCCGAGATGGCGTCCCAGCTCAGGCACCCCGAGCGGGTCGTGGGCTTCCACTTCTTCAACCCGGTCGCGATCCTGCCGCTGCTGGAGATCGTCCGCGGTGAGAAGACCGATGACGCGGCGCTGGCCACCGCCTTCGGCGTGGCCAAGAAGCTGAAGAAGACCGCCGTCCTGGTCAAGGACGCCCCGGCGTTCGTGGTCAACCGGATCCTGACCCGCTTCATGGGCGAGATCCAGAACGTCATCGACGAGGGCACCCCGGTCGACACCGCCGAGCGCGCCATCGAGCCGCTGGGCCTGCCGATGTCCCCGCTGGTGCTGCTGGAGCTGGTCGGCCCGGCGATCGGCCTGCACGTCTCCGAGACGCTGCACGGTGCGTTCCCGGAGCGGTTCACGGTCTCGGAGAACCTCCGGCGCGTGGTCGAGGCGGGCAAGCGCGGCTTCTACGTCCGTGCCGACGGCAATTCGGCCAAGCCGGAGCTGGACCCGGAGGTCGCCGCGCTGCTCCAGCAGGGCGACACCGTCCTCACCGAGGAGCAGGTGCGCACCCGGGTGCTGGACGCCGTCGCGCAGGAGATCGGCCTGATGCTCGAGGAGGGCATCGTGGCCGAGGCGCAGGACATCGACCTGTGTCTGATCACCGGTGCGGGCTGGCCCTTCCACCTGGGCGGCATCACGCCGTACCTGGACCGCGAGGGCGTCTCGGAGCGGGTGAACGGGAAGACGTTCCTGGCTCAGGGTGTGGCGAGCGTCCCGGCGTAA
- a CDS encoding NTP pyrophosphohydrolase: MDGLVVVDAANVIGSVPDGWWRDRRGAAERLRDRLAVLARTGLPDRPGVPDWATRPPVDIVMVVEGAARGVEPVEGVRVENAPGSGDDHIVRVVAARDEGRPCLVVTADQGLRARVRALGAQVTGPRSVRPDGSS, encoded by the coding sequence ATGGATGGACTTGTGGTGGTCGATGCCGCCAACGTGATCGGTTCGGTCCCCGACGGCTGGTGGCGTGACCGCCGCGGCGCCGCCGAGCGGCTCCGCGACCGGCTGGCCGTCCTCGCCAGGACCGGGCTCCCCGACCGCCCTGGTGTGCCCGACTGGGCCACCCGGCCTCCGGTGGACATCGTGATGGTGGTCGAGGGCGCGGCGCGGGGTGTGGAGCCGGTGGAGGGCGTACGAGTGGAGAACGCGCCGGGCAGCGGCGACGACCACATCGTGCGGGTGGTGGCGGCCCGCGACGAAGGCCGCCCCTGCCTGGTGGTGACGGCGGACCAGGGGCTGCGGGCACGGGTCAGGGCGCTGGGCGCGCAGGTGACGGGCCCCCGGTCGGTCCGCCCTGACGGCTCGTCCTAG
- a CDS encoding amino acid permease — MRTKSIEQSIEDTEEPEHALTRSLSALDLTVFGVGVIIGTGIFVLTGAVAKEQAGPATALAFVVAGIVCALAALCYAEFASTVPVAGSAYTFSYASLGELPAWTIGWDLVLEFALGTAVVAVGWAGYVRSLLANAGWELPAALSGPDAAHGFSFDVLAAVLVLVLTVILVLGMKLSARVTSVVVAVKVAVVLLVIIAGAFFVDPANYRPFIPEAKGTISGSGLTAPLIQLMFGYQPTTFGVEGIFTAAAVVFFAFIGFDVVATAAEETRNPQRDMPRGILGSLLICTVLYVAVSIVVTGMQKYTRLTVDAPLADAFKATGHPFYAGVISFGAAVGLTTVCMILLLGQSRVFFAMSRDGLLPRVFSRVHPRFGTPYRSTILLGTLIAVVAGFTSISQLAALVNIGTLFAFVVVALGVLILRRTRPDLPRAFRTPWVPVLPIVSVAASLWLMLNLPAETWVRFAVWMAIGFVVYFLYGRRHSRVTEAGTRTEQGPRGAA, encoded by the coding sequence CTGCGGACGAAGTCGATCGAACAGTCCATCGAGGACACCGAGGAGCCCGAGCACGCCCTGACCCGGTCGCTGTCCGCCCTGGACCTCACCGTCTTCGGCGTCGGCGTGATCATCGGGACCGGTATCTTCGTCCTCACCGGGGCCGTCGCCAAGGAGCAGGCGGGCCCCGCGACCGCCCTCGCCTTCGTCGTCGCGGGCATCGTCTGCGCACTGGCCGCGCTCTGCTACGCCGAGTTCGCCTCGACCGTGCCGGTGGCCGGATCCGCGTACACCTTCTCGTACGCCTCGCTGGGCGAGCTGCCCGCCTGGACCATCGGCTGGGACCTGGTGCTGGAGTTCGCGCTCGGCACCGCCGTGGTCGCGGTCGGCTGGGCCGGCTACGTCCGCTCGCTGCTGGCCAACGCCGGCTGGGAGCTGCCCGCCGCCCTGTCCGGGCCCGACGCGGCGCACGGCTTCTCCTTCGACGTGCTCGCCGCCGTGCTGGTGCTGGTGCTCACCGTGATCCTGGTCCTCGGGATGAAGCTGTCGGCGCGGGTCACCTCGGTGGTGGTCGCGGTGAAGGTGGCCGTGGTGCTGCTGGTCATCATCGCGGGCGCCTTCTTCGTCGACCCGGCCAACTACCGCCCCTTCATCCCCGAGGCCAAGGGCACGATCTCGGGCTCGGGACTCACCGCCCCGCTGATCCAGCTGATGTTCGGCTACCAGCCGACGACCTTCGGCGTCGAGGGCATCTTCACCGCCGCCGCCGTGGTCTTCTTCGCCTTCATCGGCTTCGACGTGGTGGCGACCGCGGCGGAGGAGACCAGGAACCCCCAACGGGACATGCCCCGGGGCATCCTCGGCTCGCTCCTCATCTGCACCGTGCTCTACGTCGCCGTGTCGATCGTGGTCACCGGGATGCAGAAGTACACCCGGCTGACGGTGGACGCCCCGCTCGCCGACGCCTTCAAGGCCACCGGACACCCCTTCTACGCGGGCGTCATCAGCTTCGGCGCCGCGGTCGGGCTCACCACGGTGTGCATGATCCTGCTGCTCGGCCAGAGCCGGGTGTTCTTCGCGATGAGCCGGGACGGGCTGCTGCCCAGGGTCTTCTCCCGGGTGCACCCGCGCTTCGGCACGCCCTACCGCTCGACGATCCTGCTCGGCACGCTCATCGCCGTCGTCGCCGGGTTCACCAGCATCTCCCAGCTGGCCGCCCTGGTGAACATCGGCACCCTCTTCGCCTTCGTCGTCGTCGCGCTCGGCGTGCTGATCCTCCGCCGCACCCGGCCCGATCTGCCCCGCGCCTTCCGTACGCCCTGGGTGCCGGTGCTGCCGATCGTGTCCGTGGCCGCCTCGCTGTGGCTGATGCTCAATCTGCCCGCCGAGACCTGGGTGCGGTTCGCGGTGTGGATGGCCATCGGCTTCGTCGTCTACTTCCTGTACGGGCGCCGCCACAGCCGGGTGACCGAGGCGGGGACGCGCACGGAGCAGGGCCCGCGCGGAGCCGCCTGA
- the dxs gene encoding 1-deoxy-D-xylulose-5-phosphate synthase, with amino-acid sequence MLLTRITGPRDLDRLTPEELDQLAAEIRSFLVDAVSKTGGHLGPNLGVVELTIALHRVFESPRDKVLLDTGHQSYVHKLLTGRQDFSKLKSKGGLSGYPSRAESEHDVIENSHASTVLGWAEGLAKANELLGKQDHVVAVIGDGALTGGMAWEALNNIAAAKNRPLVIVVNDNERSYGPTIGGLANHLATLRTTDGYERFLARGKDLLERTPVVGRPLYETLHGAKKGLKDFITPQGMFEDLGLKYVGPINGHDIEALESALQRAKRFGGPVIVHCLTEKGRGYQPALQDEADRFHAVGKIHPDTGLPISASGADWTSVFGEEMVKLGEEREDIVAITAAMLHPVGLTEFAKRFPERVYDVGIAEQHAAVSAAGLATGGLHPVFAVYATFLNRAFDQVLMDVALHKCGVTFVLDRAGITGTDGASHNGMWDMSLLQVVPGLRIAAPRDADQVRAQLREAVEVEDAPTVVRYSKGAVGPAVAAVGRIGGMDVLREPAAADRERPDVLLVSVGALAPMCLEIADLLDKQGISATVVDPRWVKPVDEELPALAERHRVVVTVEDNSRVGGVGSAVAQALRDSGVDMPVRDFGIPPRFLDHASRKEVMAEIGLTAPDIARQVTGLVSRIGGRYGSESADAGSRSADVTRSTTAEPVRD; translated from the coding sequence GTGCTGCTGACCCGCATCACGGGACCGCGCGATCTGGACCGGCTCACTCCGGAGGAGCTGGACCAGCTGGCCGCGGAGATCCGCTCCTTCCTCGTCGACGCCGTCTCCAAGACCGGTGGCCATCTCGGCCCCAATCTCGGCGTGGTGGAGCTGACCATCGCCCTGCACCGGGTCTTCGAGTCGCCCCGGGACAAGGTGTTGCTGGACACCGGGCACCAGTCCTACGTCCACAAGCTGCTCACCGGCCGCCAGGACTTCTCCAAGCTCAAGAGCAAGGGGGGTTTGTCCGGTTATCCCTCGCGGGCCGAGTCCGAGCACGACGTCATCGAGAACAGCCACGCCTCGACCGTCCTCGGCTGGGCCGAGGGGCTCGCCAAGGCCAATGAGCTGCTCGGCAAGCAGGACCATGTGGTCGCCGTCATCGGCGACGGCGCGCTGACCGGCGGTATGGCCTGGGAGGCGCTCAACAACATCGCCGCGGCCAAGAACCGGCCGCTGGTCATCGTCGTCAACGACAACGAGCGCTCCTACGGCCCGACCATCGGCGGCCTGGCCAACCACCTGGCCACCCTGCGCACCACCGACGGCTATGAGCGCTTCCTGGCCCGCGGCAAGGACCTGCTGGAGCGCACCCCGGTGGTCGGCAGGCCGCTGTACGAGACGCTGCACGGGGCCAAGAAGGGGCTGAAGGACTTCATCACCCCGCAGGGCATGTTCGAGGACCTGGGGCTGAAGTACGTCGGCCCGATCAACGGCCATGACATCGAGGCGCTGGAGTCGGCGCTGCAGCGGGCGAAGCGTTTCGGCGGCCCGGTCATCGTGCACTGCCTCACCGAGAAGGGCCGCGGCTACCAACCCGCCCTGCAGGACGAGGCGGACCGCTTCCACGCCGTCGGCAAGATCCACCCGGACACCGGGCTGCCGATCTCGGCCTCCGGCGCCGACTGGACCTCGGTCTTCGGCGAGGAGATGGTCAAGCTCGGCGAGGAGCGCGAGGACATCGTCGCGATCACGGCGGCCATGCTCCACCCGGTGGGACTCACCGAGTTCGCCAAGCGCTTCCCGGAGCGGGTCTACGACGTGGGCATCGCCGAGCAGCACGCGGCCGTCTCGGCGGCGGGGCTCGCCACCGGCGGGCTCCACCCGGTCTTCGCCGTCTACGCCACCTTCCTCAACCGCGCCTTCGACCAGGTCCTGATGGATGTGGCCCTGCACAAGTGCGGGGTGACCTTCGTACTGGACCGCGCCGGTATCACCGGCACCGACGGGGCCTCGCACAACGGCATGTGGGACATGTCGCTGCTGCAGGTCGTCCCGGGCCTGCGGATCGCCGCCCCGCGCGACGCCGACCAGGTCCGCGCCCAGCTGCGCGAGGCCGTGGAGGTGGAGGACGCGCCGACCGTGGTGCGCTACTCCAAGGGCGCGGTGGGCCCGGCGGTCGCGGCCGTCGGCAGGATCGGCGGCATGGACGTGCTGCGGGAGCCCGCGGCGGCCGACCGCGAGCGGCCCGATGTGCTGCTGGTCTCGGTGGGCGCGCTGGCCCCGATGTGTCTGGAGATCGCCGACCTTCTCGACAAACAGGGCATTTCCGCTACGGTGGTCGACCCCCGCTGGGTCAAGCCGGTCGACGAGGAGCTGCCCGCCCTCGCCGAGCGCCACCGCGTCGTCGTCACCGTCGAGGACAACAGCCGGGTCGGCGGTGTGGGCTCCGCCGTGGCCCAGGCGCTGCGCGACTCGGGCGTCGACATGCCGGTGCGCGACTTCGGCATCCCGCCGCGCTTCCTCGACCATGCCTCCCGTAAGGAGGTCATGGCCGAGATCGGGCTGACCGCACCGGACATCGCCCGCCAGGTCACCGGGCTGGTCTCCAGGATCGGCGGCCGCTACGGGAGCGAGTCCGCCGACGCGGGCTCCCGGAGCGCCGATGTGACCCGGTCGACGACGGCCGAGCCGGTGCGCGACTGA
- a CDS encoding sugar ABC transporter permease has product MTTNVDKTNGGPSNGGNKASGPADVNPVAKDAVTVVDPRLLVRQEGFKGYLTEFGRKMRSGDLGAVPVIVGIAIIWAVFQAKDSAFLSPKNLSDLSILLGGTGMISVGIVFVLLLGEIDLSVGSLSGLAAATLAVLNVNHGVPEGIAVLAALASGAVLGALHGFFFAKIGVPAFVVTLAGLLAWNGLMLQVLGTTGTISIADDSFVRDLTAHYFSQLIAAYGVAALATAGFFLAQFLDSRRRKAVGVPSRPLSEILVRTGVLAVITFTAAWRLNEYKGLPLALVIFVAVLVILDFVVRRTSYGRKVIALGGSVEAARRAGINVVAIRISVYSLAGLMAAFGGIMIASRIGSASQQAGTGNLLMEAIAAAVIGGTSLFGGRGSVWSALLGMLVIGSISSGMNLLGVANSVQYMITGGVLLAAVVIDSVSRRTQRSAGRG; this is encoded by the coding sequence GTGACCACGAACGTCGACAAGACCAACGGCGGTCCGTCGAACGGCGGCAACAAGGCGAGCGGCCCGGCCGACGTCAACCCCGTGGCCAAGGACGCGGTCACCGTGGTCGACCCCCGGCTGCTGGTCCGTCAGGAGGGCTTCAAGGGCTATCTGACGGAGTTCGGCCGGAAGATGCGCAGCGGCGACCTGGGCGCGGTCCCGGTCATCGTCGGCATCGCCATCATCTGGGCGGTCTTCCAGGCGAAGGACAGCGCCTTCCTCTCGCCCAAGAACCTCTCCGACCTCTCGATCCTGCTCGGCGGCACCGGCATGATCTCGGTCGGGATCGTCTTCGTGCTGCTGCTCGGTGAGATCGACCTGTCCGTCGGCTCGCTCAGCGGTCTGGCGGCGGCCACGTTGGCGGTGCTCAACGTCAACCACGGGGTGCCCGAGGGGATCGCGGTGCTCGCCGCGCTCGCCAGCGGCGCGGTGCTCGGCGCGCTGCACGGCTTCTTCTTCGCCAAGATAGGCGTCCCGGCCTTCGTGGTGACCCTGGCCGGTCTGCTGGCCTGGAACGGTCTGATGCTCCAGGTGCTCGGCACCACCGGCACCATCAGCATCGCGGACGACAGCTTCGTGCGGGATCTCACCGCCCACTACTTCAGCCAGCTCATCGCCGCGTACGGGGTGGCCGCGCTCGCGACGGCGGGCTTCTTCCTCGCCCAGTTCCTGGACAGCAGGCGCCGTAAGGCGGTCGGTGTGCCCTCGCGGCCGCTGAGCGAGATCCTGGTCCGCACCGGCGTGCTCGCGGTGATCACCTTCACCGCGGCCTGGCGGCTGAACGAGTACAAGGGGCTGCCCCTCGCCCTGGTGATCTTCGTGGCGGTCCTGGTGATCCTGGACTTCGTGGTCCGGCGCACCTCCTACGGGCGCAAGGTGATCGCCCTGGGCGGCAGCGTCGAGGCGGCCCGTCGCGCGGGCATCAACGTCGTCGCGATCCGGATCTCGGTCTATTCGCTGGCCGGGCTGATGGCCGCCTTCGGCGGCATCATGATCGCCTCCCGGATCGGCTCCGCCAGCCAGCAGGCCGGCACCGGCAACCTGCTGATGGAGGCCATCGCGGCCGCGGTCATCGGCGGCACCAGCCTCTTCGGTGGCCGGGGCTCGGTCTGGTCGGCGCTGCTCGGCATGCTGGTCATCGGCTCGATCTCGTCGGGGATGAATCTGCTGGGCGTCGCGAACTCCGTCCAGTACATGATCACCGGTGGCGTGCTGCTGGCCGCCGTCGTCATCGACTCGGTGTCGCGCAGGACACAACGGTCCGCGGGTCGCGGCTGA
- a CDS encoding ATP-binding cassette domain-containing protein, translated as MPNGPVLALRGISKRFGAVQALTDIDLEVHAGEVVALVGDNGAGKSTLVKTIAGVGPADEGVIEWQGKSVQVTRPHDAQGLGIATVYQDLALCDNIDVVGNLFLGREILRAGVLDEVEMERRSRELLQTLSIRIPSVRIPIASLSGGQRQTVAIARSMLGEPKLVILDEPTAALGVEQTAQVLDLVERLRDRGLAVILISHNMADVKAVADRVAVLRLGRNNGIFDVKTTSQEEIISAITGATDNAVTRRKARSGEVAK; from the coding sequence GTGCCGAACGGACCCGTGTTGGCGTTGCGCGGGATCTCCAAGCGGTTCGGCGCCGTCCAGGCGCTCACCGACATCGATCTGGAGGTCCACGCCGGTGAAGTCGTCGCCCTGGTGGGCGACAACGGCGCCGGCAAGTCGACCCTCGTCAAGACCATCGCCGGAGTCGGCCCCGCCGACGAAGGCGTCATCGAGTGGCAGGGCAAGTCCGTCCAGGTCACCCGGCCGCACGACGCCCAGGGACTGGGCATCGCGACCGTCTACCAGGACCTCGCCCTCTGCGACAACATCGACGTCGTCGGCAACCTCTTCCTCGGCCGCGAGATCCTGCGCGCCGGGGTGCTCGACGAGGTCGAGATGGAGCGGCGCTCCCGTGAGCTGCTGCAGACCCTGTCGATCCGCATCCCCAGTGTGCGGATCCCGATCGCCTCGCTCTCGGGTGGCCAGCGGCAGACCGTCGCCATCGCCCGTTCGATGCTCGGCGAGCCCAAGCTGGTGATCCTGGACGAGCCGACCGCCGCCCTCGGTGTCGAGCAGACCGCGCAGGTCCTCGACCTGGTCGAGCGGCTGCGCGACCGCGGCCTGGCCGTCATCCTCATCAGCCACAACATGGCCGACGTCAAGGCCGTCGCGGACCGCGTCGCGGTGCTGCGGCTGGGCCGGAACAACGGCATCTTCGATGTGAAGACCACCTCTCAGGAAGAGATCATTTCCGCCATCACCGGCGCCACGGACAACGCCGTGACCCGCCGCAAGGCGCGTAGCGGGGAGGTCGCGAAGTGA
- a CDS encoding substrate-binding domain-containing protein: protein MNATMRRVALAASVVSMTVALAACGSAKEADSDKKDEKKKTGPLTIGLLLPEDQTARYENFDRPYITKKVKALCAECKILYVNAKSDTSVQQQQVDSMITKKVDALILDSVDSKSIASSVRKADEAGIPVVAYDRLAEGPVSAYTSFDNETVGKVQGQALLEALGDKAKSGKIVMLNGWEADPNAALFKKGAMSVLQGKVNVGKSYDIDRWLADKANEAMTGAISSLGKKNIIGVYSANDSMAGGAITALKSGGFNPLPPVTGQDAELEGVRRVVTGEQYMSVYKSYLDEAAAAAEMAIALGRGDKVNESNTVDSPTNKDIPATLITPISLTKKNIKDTVVKDGNYTVAQICTAKYKAACDEAGLK, encoded by the coding sequence ATGAACGCAACGATGCGTCGCGTCGCTCTTGCTGCTTCTGTCGTGTCGATGACCGTAGCCCTCGCCGCCTGTGGTTCGGCGAAGGAGGCCGACAGCGACAAGAAGGACGAGAAGAAGAAGACCGGTCCGCTCACGATCGGGCTCTTGCTGCCCGAGGACCAGACGGCCAGATACGAGAACTTCGACCGGCCGTACATCACCAAGAAGGTCAAGGCGCTCTGCGCGGAGTGCAAGATCCTGTACGTCAACGCCAAGTCGGACACGTCGGTTCAGCAGCAGCAGGTCGACTCGATGATCACCAAGAAGGTCGACGCGCTCATCCTCGACTCGGTGGACTCCAAGTCCATAGCCTCCTCGGTCAGGAAGGCCGACGAGGCCGGGATCCCGGTCGTCGCCTACGACCGGCTGGCCGAGGGCCCGGTCTCCGCGTACACCTCGTTCGACAACGAGACGGTCGGCAAGGTCCAGGGCCAGGCGCTGCTCGAGGCGCTGGGCGACAAGGCCAAGAGCGGCAAGATCGTGATGCTCAACGGCTGGGAGGCCGACCCCAACGCCGCCCTGTTCAAGAAGGGCGCGATGTCCGTCCTCCAGGGCAAGGTGAACGTCGGCAAGTCGTACGACATCGACCGCTGGCTCGCGGACAAGGCCAACGAGGCCATGACGGGCGCCATCTCCTCCCTCGGCAAGAAGAACATCATCGGCGTCTACTCGGCCAACGACAGCATGGCGGGCGGCGCGATCACCGCGCTCAAGAGCGGCGGCTTCAACCCGCTGCCCCCGGTCACCGGCCAGGACGCCGAACTCGAGGGTGTGCGCCGGGTCGTCACCGGCGAGCAGTACATGAGCGTCTACAAGTCCTACCTGGACGAGGCCGCCGCCGCCGCGGAGATGGCCATCGCGCTCGGCCGCGGCGACAAGGTCAACGAGTCCAACACGGTCGACAGCCCGACCAACAAGGACATCCCGGCCACGCTGATCACCCCGATCTCGCTGACCAAGAAGAACATCAAGGACACCGTCGTCAAGGACGGGAACTACACGGTTGCCCAGATCTGCACCGCCAAGTACAAGGCGGCGTGCGACGAGGCCGGTCTGAAGTAG